From Vanrija pseudolonga chromosome 1, complete sequence, a single genomic window includes:
- the YIL166C_5 gene encoding putative transporter, translating to MTVPTLTNDKSPTAGPLSDSGRKSEDAKHELETPGASTYSPEIEWTAAEERRVIRKLDVSVTLLLAFGFFCFQLERGNIANAVSSTLLKDVGINQNQFNTGQGLLYLGIVLLEVPSQMILQRVGPQKWISAQVFMFGLVATFQLFMHNYSSYLGTRILLGITECGYIPGSLYTISTFYKKTELASRNACFFVGNILVSGVGGLMAAGILRLHRDGLKPWQHLFLIEGCIALFCGIVFVLFLPDSPHRPHGMLSRRLTLFTAREQEILLARLGSDAAKKEDIHRSLTPQEILGTLGNWRNYPHVLIAISLIATTAALGQYNPTLIKGFGFDTIKANVLTAVGGWISLILMVAVGFFADRLKWKGPAVVVAVAPYFVMWIVFQVKSTSKDRWAKFATIALTTGFSNWWHPLNATWLSLNQPSPKHRAIAMAMFIMAANLGALVGSQLLRQGDAPLYPVGFRVCVCLVSFGFGTAILQHLQYRWSNRRNAALVAEGQTFAAHEVETYIP from the exons ATGACCGTGCCGACGCTCACAAACGACAAGTCGCCGACTGCGGGCCCCTTATCGGACTCGGGGCGTAAGAGCGAGGACGCAAAGCACGAGCTTGAGACGccgggcgcgtcgacgtaCAGCCCCGAGATTGAGTggacggccgccgaggagcgccgagtcatccgcaagctcgacgtGAGCGTCACTTTGCTGCTCGCGTTCGGTTTCTTCTGCTTCCAGCTCGAGCGGGG GAACATCGCCAATGCCGTGTCCTCGACGCTGCTGAAAGACGTCGGCATCAACCAGAACCAGTTCAACACTGGCCAGGGCCTGCTGTACCTCGGCatcgtgctgctcgaggtgCCCTCCCAGATGATCctgcagcgcgtcggcccGCAAAAGTGGATCAGCGCCCAGGTGTTCATGTTCGGCCTGGTGGCAACGTTCCAGCTCTTCATGCACAACTACTCGAGCTACCTCGGTACGcgcatcctcctcggcatcacAGAGTGTGGCTACATCCCCGGGTCGCTGTACACGATCTCGACGTTCTACAAGAAGACGGAGCTCGCGTCGCGCAACGCGTGCTTCTTTGTAGGCAACATCCTCGtctcgggcgtcggcggcctcatGGCTGCCGGCATCCTGCGGCTGCACAGAGACGGCCTCAAGCCGTGGCAGCACCTGTTCCTGATCGAGGGCTGCATCGCGCTGTTCTGCGGCATCGTcttcgtcctcttcctccccgactcgccgcaccgcccgcaCGGCATGCTCTCGCGCCGGCTCACCCTCTTCactgcgcgcgagcaggagATCCTCCTTGCCCGACTTGGGTCcgacgcggccaagaaggaggacatCCACCGCAGCTTGACGCCCCAGGAGATCCTGGGCACACTCGGCAACTGGCGCAACTACCCGCACGTCCTCATCGCCATCTCCCTCATCGCGACGACTGCCGCGCTGGGACAGTACAACCCGAC GCTTATCAAGGGCTTTGGCTTCGACACGATCAAGGCCAACGTGCTCACGGCTGTCGGTGGCTGGATCTCCCTCATTCTCATGGTGGCAGTGGGCTTTTTCGCCGACCGGCTCAAGTGGAAGGGcccggccgtcgtcgtcgccgtcgcgccgtacTTTGTCATGTGGATCGTCTTCCAGGTCAAGTCGACGTCCAAGGACCGCTGGGCCAAGTTTGCGACCATTGCCCTCACGACGGGCTTCTCAAACTGGTGGCACCCGCTCAACGCGACATGGCTGTCGCTCAACCAGCCCTCGCCAAAACACCGCGCCATCGCCATGGCCATGTTCATCATGgcggccaacctcggcgcgctAGTCGGTAGCCAGCTCCTGCGACagggcgacgcgccgctgtACCCCGTGGGTTTCCGCGTCTGTGTCTGCCTTGTGTCGTTTGGGTTTGGCACCGCCATCCTCCAGCACTTGCAGTACCGGTGGAGTAATCGCCGCAACGCAGCCCTCGTGGCCGAGGGCCAGACGTTTGCAGCGCACGAGGTGGAGACGTACATCCCTTAG
- the arsM gene encoding Arsenite methyltransferase, whose protein sequence is MTSNTHTLVRDKYAAAATVSVGGKASCCGSKATILDGVDPITKDLYNASEAAEVPEDALLASFGCGNPTALAKLEAGQVVLDLGSGGGIDVLLSAKRVGPSGKAYGLDMTPEMVALARKNAATAGATNVEFLLGTIEAIPLPDNSVDVIISNCVINLPPDKDAVLAEAFRVLKPGGRFAVSDIVLARALPDGLRRNIELWAGCIAGALIHGDYEAKLAKAGFEGVDIEPTRVYSSDDAGEFATAGAASDEDKKAQLEALDGAVYSAFIRGTKPL, encoded by the coding sequence cctccaacacacacaccctcGTGCGCGACaagtacgccgccgccgccaccgtgtccgtcggcggcaaggcgtcGTGCTGCGGCTCGAAGGCGACCATCctggacggcgtcgacccgaTCACCAAGGACCTTTACAACGCctccgaggcggccgaggtgcccgaagacgcgctgctcgcgtccTTTGGCTGCGGGAACCCGACtgcgctcgccaagctcgaggcggggcaggtcgtgctcgacctcggctcggggggcggcatcgacgtcctcctctcCGCTAAGCGCGTCGGGCCGAGCGGCAAGGCCTACGGGCTGGACATGACGCCCGAGATGGTCGCTCTCGCGCGCAAGaacgccgcgaccgccggcgcgaccaACGTCGagttcctcctcggcacgaTCGAGGCCATCCCGCTGCCGGACAACAGCGTCGACGTCATCATCTCCAACTGCGTCATCAACCTCCCGcccgacaaggacgccgtgctcgccgaggcgttcCGTGTCCTCAAGCCCGGGGGACGGTTCGCAGTCAGCGACATTgtgcttgcgcgcgcgctgcccgacGGCCTGCGCCGCAACATCGAGCTCTGGGCCGGGTGTATTGCCGGCGCGCTGATCCACGGCGACTACGAGGCCAAGCTGGCCAAGGCGGGCTTCGAGGGCGTCGATATCGAGCCCACGCGCGTGTACTCGTCtgacgacgcgggcgagtTCGCGactgccggcgcggcgagcgacgaggacaagaaggccCAGCTTGAGGCACTTGACGGGGCGGTGTACTCTGCGTTTATTCGCGGCACTAAGCCCCTGTAA